The Ruminococcus bovis genome includes a region encoding these proteins:
- a CDS encoding WYL domain-containing protein, whose translation MDSEIMCELFIAMNEKKNATIELLNRHKEKVTESLVVPLRIMISVQNGRQYLMAYSPTFNRITSYRLDNIISVKVNDKCDNFDELRNNLKNMMPKLWGVSSSGKSNQRLESVQFTVYYSDDEEFIHNRLEREKRCGTVEKLDNNHSRFYANVYDSSELIPWIRTFICRITEINFSNKELENQFKNDIKEMYKLYGIKEESNDI comes from the coding sequence ATGGATAGTGAGATTATGTGTGAACTTTTCATAGCTATGAATGAAAAGAAAAATGCTACAATAGAACTTCTTAACAGACATAAAGAAAAGGTAACTGAAAGCCTTGTAGTACCTTTAAGAATTATGATAAGTGTACAAAACGGTAGGCAGTACCTTATGGCATACTCCCCCACATTTAATAGGATAACCTCATATAGACTTGACAATATTATTTCTGTAAAAGTCAATGACAAGTGTGATAACTTTGATGAATTAAGAAATAATCTAAAAAATATGATGCCAAAACTTTGGGGTGTTAGTTCTTCCGGAAAGTCAAACCAAAGATTAGAGTCTGTTCAGTTTACGGTATATTACAGTGATGATGAAGAATTCATACATAACCGATTAGAGAGAGAAAAGCGTTGTGGTACAGTTGAAAAACTTGACAACAATCACAGTAGATTTTATGCAAATGTATATGATTCCAGTGAGTTAATTCCTTGGATTAGAACCTTTATCTGTAGGATAACAGAAATTAATTTTTCAAATAAAGAGCTGGAAAATCAGTTTAAAAATGATATTAAGGAAATGTACAAGCTATATGGCATTAAGGAGGAAAGCAATGATATTTAG
- a CDS encoding radical SAM protein — protein MMKNNEKQKAKIMGINRHRMGTDGKGISTLITFYGCPLNCKYCLNPQCKMKSTNCTYIEPNNLVNLLMVDDIYFQSTGGGIVFGGGEPLLNAEYIKEVCDLVPPKRKIRIETSLNVKWDKIELLLPYIDQWIIDIKDSNTEIYKNYTGVDNLKVYDNVLRLSHKIGKEKLLIRIPKIPNYNTEKNIQESVKLYSNLGNIDIFNYKILNRNY, from the coding sequence ATGATGAAAAATAACGAAAAGCAAAAAGCTAAAATAATGGGTATTAATAGGCATAGAATGGGAACTGACGGTAAAGGTATTTCAACACTTATTACATTCTATGGTTGTCCCCTAAATTGCAAATATTGTTTAAACCCACAATGCAAAATGAAGAGTACTAATTGTACTTATATTGAACCTAATAACCTTGTGAATCTGCTAATGGTTGATGATATATATTTTCAATCAACAGGTGGTGGAATAGTTTTTGGTGGTGGAGAACCTTTGCTAAATGCTGAATACATAAAGGAAGTTTGTGACCTAGTACCTCCCAAGCGGAAAATCAGAATTGAAACAAGTCTTAATGTTAAGTGGGACAAAATCGAACTACTTCTTCCCTATATTGACCAATGGATAATCGACATTAAGGATAGTAACACAGAAATATACAAAAACTATACCGGTGTTGATAACCTAAAAGTATATGACAATGTGCTTAGATTAAGCCATAAAATCGGCAAAGAAAAGTTGTTAATCAGAATACCAAAAATTCCAAATTACAATACAGAAAAGAATATACAAGAAAGTGTAAAATTATATTCTAACCTTGGAAATATAGATATTTTCAATTATAAAATACTAAATAGGAATTATTAA
- a CDS encoding winged helix-turn-helix domain-containing protein, producing the protein MIYFIEDDRSINEAVFYSLKNSGFEVKGFERPSEFWKAMKEETPDLILLDIMLPEEDGLQILRKLRSNKETSDLPIIMVTAKDAEYDKVIGLDSGADDYMTKPFSMLELVSRIRALLRRTSNHKDDGEITVGKLTVNPEKHIVTANGKNVVLTYKEYHLLLLLMQNKGVVFSREKLLNKIWGYDFDGENRTVDVHIRTLRTKLGECGNMIETIRGFGYKIGE; encoded by the coding sequence ATGATTTATTTCATAGAGGATGACCGTAGTATAAATGAAGCTGTATTTTATTCATTAAAGAATAGTGGCTTTGAAGTTAAAGGCTTTGAAAGACCATCAGAATTTTGGAAAGCTATGAAAGAAGAAACACCTGACCTTATTCTGCTGGACATTATGCTACCTGAAGAGGATGGTTTACAGATACTCCGAAAATTAAGAAGCAACAAAGAAACATCAGACCTACCTATCATTATGGTAACTGCTAAAGATGCTGAGTATGACAAGGTTATTGGACTTGATAGTGGTGCTGATGACTATATGACAAAACCATTTAGTATGCTGGAACTTGTTTCAAGAATTAGAGCATTACTAAGAAGAACATCTAATCACAAAGATGATGGTGAAATCACAGTTGGCAAACTAACAGTAAACCCTGAAAAACACATTGTTACTGCAAATGGCAAAAATGTTGTACTTACATACAAGGAATATCACCTACTATTGCTATTAATGCAGAACAAAGGTGTTGTTTTCTCCAGAGAAAAGTTGCTTAACAAAATCTGGGGATATGACTTTGATGGTGAAAACAGAACTGTTGATGTACACATTCGTACCCTTAGAACTAAACTTGGTGAATGTGGTAATATGATTGAAACTATCAGAGGTTTTGGATATAAGATTGGTGAATAA
- a CDS encoding RtcB family protein — MLEIKGKKATAICYAKVIEDEAIEQIKRMCDYELTEGSSVRIMPDVHSGKGCTIGTTMTIKDKACPNIVGVDIGCGMLTVKLQDKEIDFEELDKVCHFIPSGKNVWDGRIERFDLTKLRCYRDLKDTRRLQRSLGTLGGGNHFIEVDISSDGTYYLIIHSGSRNLGKQVAEYYQHLAIELHQGKEEYYKERDRIIKEYKSQGRRKEIQSALKELRDNFKAKALEIPEDICWLYGEFLDNYLYDVEICQNFAKRSREKMAEIILNKTGLTATNSFHTIHNYIDTSEMILRKGAIAAHKDEKILIPINMRDGSVITLGRGNKEWNYSAPHGAGRLMSRTQAKEKLDLEEYKKSMEGIYTTSVNEQTLDEAPMAYKSIDDIIDVIKDSVDIIDIMKPVYNFKA; from the coding sequence ATGTTAGAAATTAAAGGTAAAAAAGCAACTGCAATCTGCTATGCAAAGGTAATAGAAGATGAGGCAATTGAACAGATAAAGAGAATGTGTGACTATGAACTTACTGAAGGTTCAAGTGTAAGAATAATGCCGGATGTTCACTCAGGCAAGGGTTGTACAATTGGTACAACTATGACTATCAAAGACAAGGCCTGTCCTAACATTGTGGGTGTTGATATTGGTTGTGGTATGCTAACAGTTAAACTTCAAGATAAAGAAATTGATTTTGAAGAACTGGACAAAGTTTGTCACTTTATCCCATCAGGTAAAAATGTTTGGGACGGTAGAATTGAAAGATTTGATTTAACAAAACTTCGTTGCTATAGGGACTTGAAAGATACCAGACGACTACAACGCTCATTAGGTACACTTGGTGGTGGCAACCACTTTATTGAAGTTGATATTAGCAGTGACGGAACTTATTATTTGATAATTCATTCAGGCAGTAGAAACCTAGGTAAACAGGTTGCTGAATATTATCAACACCTTGCTATAGAACTACACCAAGGTAAGGAAGAATATTATAAAGAAAGAGATAGAATTATTAAGGAATACAAGTCACAAGGCAGAAGAAAAGAAATTCAATCAGCACTAAAGGAGTTGCGAGATAATTTCAAGGCAAAAGCACTTGAAATTCCTGAAGATATTTGTTGGCTATATGGAGAATTTCTTGACAACTATCTTTATGATGTTGAAATATGCCAAAACTTTGCTAAAAGAAGTAGAGAAAAAATGGCAGAAATAATCCTAAACAAAACAGGACTAACTGCCACAAATAGCTTTCATACTATTCACAACTACATTGACACAAGTGAAATGATACTTAGGAAAGGTGCTATTGCTGCCCATAAGGATGAAAAAATACTAATTCCAATTAATATGAGGGATGGTTCAGTAATCACACTAGGTAGAGGTAACAAAGAATGGAACTACTCTGCCCCACATGGTGCAGGTAGATTAATGTCAAGAACTCAAGCTAAAGAAAAGCTAGATTTGGAAGAATACAAAAAATCTATGGAGGGAATTTACACAACTTCCGTAAATGAACAAACCCTTGATGAAGCACCAATGGCATATAAATCTATTGATGATATTATTGATGTTATCAAGGACTCAGTTGATATAATTGATATTATGAAACCTGTATATAACTTTAAGGCATAA
- a CDS encoding WYL domain-containing protein: MIFSELYSAYYNAVAEILKKAVKEPINKSDIRKIVNRYAFSESIINIEPALIEEKWQLLLPNGITPIKEEPKMPLTNIEKRWLKAIFQDPRIKLFTDDTLDFPDVEPLFTNEDYYIFDKYNDGDSFEDKEYIANFRTALDGIRNKYPLIIKMKNRYNEDICFKFFPKYMEYSEKDDKFRLISNDKHYGGTINMGRVISCEKYNDRLKYQKHTKRNSKNKTVVFELIDERNALERVLMHFAHFEKQVEKVEEEKYRVTINYDKDDETEIVIRILSFGQMVKVIEPNSFVDLIKDRLLKQKSCGL, translated from the coding sequence ATGATATTTAGTGAATTATACAGTGCCTACTACAATGCTGTTGCTGAAATTCTTAAGAAAGCAGTAAAAGAACCTATCAACAAAAGTGATATTAGAAAAATTGTAAATAGATATGCTTTTAGTGAAAGTATAATAAATATTGAACCTGCATTAATTGAAGAAAAGTGGCAACTTCTATTGCCTAACGGTATAACTCCAATAAAGGAAGAACCAAAAATGCCATTGACTAATATTGAAAAAAGATGGTTAAAGGCAATTTTTCAAGACCCAAGAATTAAACTTTTTACTGATGATACATTAGATTTTCCTGATGTAGAACCTTTATTCACAAATGAAGATTACTATATTTTTGATAAATATAATGATGGTGATTCCTTTGAAGATAAAGAGTATATAGCAAATTTCAGAACTGCACTTGACGGAATAAGGAACAAATACCCACTAATTATAAAAATGAAAAATCGTTATAATGAGGATATATGTTTTAAATTCTTCCCGAAATATATGGAATATTCAGAAAAAGATGATAAATTCCGACTTATCAGCAATGATAAGCATTATGGTGGCACTATCAATATGGGTAGAGTGATTTCTTGTGAAAAATACAATGACAGACTAAAATATCAAAAACATACTAAGAGAAACTCAAAAAACAAAACAGTAGTCTTTGAACTAATTGATGAAAGGAATGCACTTGAAAGAGTGTTAATGCATTTTGCTCATTTTGAAAAGCAAGTTGAAAAAGTAGAAGAAGAAAAATACAGAGTTACAATAAACTATGATAAAGATGATGAAACAGAAATTGTAATTCGCATTTTATCCTTTGGTCAAATGGTAAAGGTGATTGAACCTAATAGTTTTGTAGATTTAATTAAAGACAGATTACTTAAGCAAAAAAGTTGTGGACTTTAA
- a CDS encoding DUF2828 family protein: MLEDMKKNSNLTFTENGAVTHGTTVSECLDLFSGIGAFRYKSDGEIIKSFIKAFTENPDMAMKILFFGRDVREGLGERKVFRTIISWLGNNEPKSIIKNIEYIAEYGRYDDLLSLLDTKCEQEVLSFLKVQFDKDIDAMNSRKAVSLLGKWLPSVNASNKETVKMGKRIAKAFGLTDEKYRKSLSALRSKIKIIENNLREKDYTFDYEKQPSRALFKYRMAFMNNDNERYSRFLANVSKGKAKLNTNNIYPYELIEPYLSTSFLHNESITFTEAEKETLNATWASFPDFCNDEDTLAVIDTSGSMYCCSKPTPASVALSLGLYFAEHNKGKFKNHFIEFSNKPQLIEIKGETFADKLRYISQFNEIANTNIEAVFNLILDTAVKGNYSQEDLPKKLILISDMEFDYCVENANETNFNNAKKAFEEKGYKLPNIIFWNVASRNSNQPVTKNEQGVALVSGITPRLFSMIASGELSPYKFMIDTISNERYAKIVA, from the coding sequence ATGTTAGAAGATATGAAAAAGAACTCAAATTTAACTTTTACTGAAAACGGTGCAGTAACCCATGGAACAACCGTCTCAGAATGTCTTGACCTATTTTCCGGCATTGGTGCTTTCCGTTATAAAAGTGATGGCGAAATTATTAAGTCATTTATCAAAGCCTTTACCGAAAATCCGGATATGGCTATGAAGATACTTTTCTTTGGCAGAGATGTTAGAGAAGGCTTAGGAGAAAGAAAAGTATTTCGTACTATTATTTCTTGGCTTGGTAATAATGAACCAAAATCTATTATTAAAAACATTGAGTATATTGCAGAATATGGCCGATACGACGACCTACTTTCACTTTTAGACACTAAGTGTGAACAGGAAGTTCTATCTTTCCTAAAAGTACAATTTGATAAAGATATAGATGCAATGAATAGTAGAAAAGCAGTTTCATTGTTAGGAAAATGGTTACCTTCAGTTAATGCATCAAATAAAGAAACTGTAAAAATGGGAAAAAGAATAGCAAAGGCTTTTGGTCTTACTGATGAAAAATACAGAAAATCACTTTCAGCATTAAGATCTAAAATTAAAATTATTGAAAATAATCTTCGTGAAAAAGATTATACCTTTGATTATGAAAAACAACCATCAAGGGCATTGTTTAAGTATAGAATGGCTTTTATGAACAATGATAATGAAAGATATAGTAGATTTCTTGCAAATGTATCAAAGGGTAAAGCAAAGTTAAACACTAACAATATTTATCCTTACGAATTAATAGAGCCATACCTTTCTACTTCATTTCTGCACAATGAATCAATCACCTTTACTGAAGCAGAAAAAGAAACATTAAATGCTACATGGGCATCCTTTCCTGATTTTTGCAATGATGAAGACACCTTAGCGGTTATTGATACATCCGGCTCTATGTATTGTTGTTCCAAACCAACACCGGCATCAGTAGCACTTTCTTTAGGTTTATATTTTGCAGAACATAACAAAGGAAAATTTAAGAATCACTTTATTGAATTTTCAAATAAACCACAACTTATTGAAATTAAAGGTGAAACTTTTGCCGATAAATTACGCTACATAAGCCAATTCAATGAAATTGCAAATACAAACATTGAGGCAGTATTTAATCTTATTCTGGATACTGCTGTAAAGGGTAATTATTCTCAAGAAGATTTACCTAAAAAACTGATTCTTATTTCAGATATGGAATTTGATTATTGTGTAGAAAATGCAAATGAAACAAATTTCAACAATGCCAAAAAAGCCTTTGAAGAAAAAGGCTATAAACTTCCTAATATAATTTTTTGGAATGTTGCAAGTAGAAACAGTAATCAACCTGTAACAAAGAATGAACAAGGTGTAGCCCTAGTTTCCGGAATAACACCACGATTATTTTCTATGATTGCAAGTGGTGAACTTTCACCATATAAATTTATGATTGACACAATAAGCAATGAACGATATGCAAAAATTGTTGCATAA
- a CDS encoding ATP-binding protein, with the protein MERFVMEKLVKWKNSPYRKPLILKGVRQVGKTWLLKEFGSRYYENIAYFNFDENEEYKQFFETTKDVDRILQNLMLVSGQKIVPEKTLIIFDEIQDCPKVINSMKYFCENASQYHIACAGSLLGIALAKPSSFPVGKVNFMQIDPMTFSEFLLANGDENLFRYIENVNVIEPIPDAFFNPLCEKLKMYYVTGGMPESVLMWTEARDISAMEESLSGIISAYERDFAKHPKITEFPKISMIWKSIPSQLARENKKFIYKVVKQGARAREYEDALQWLVDARLVHKIYRGTAPGLPISAYDDLSAFKIYLVDVGLLRKLAQLSPTAFGEGNRLFTEFKGALTENFVLQTLITQFEVTPRYWTKTNPPYEVDFVIQRENDIFPIEVKSESNTTSKSLKKYKELYPDKVKLRVRFSLDNLKLDDDVLNIPLFMADKTDKLIGIALKQRFENQ; encoded by the coding sequence ATGGAACGATTTGTTATGGAAAAACTTGTAAAGTGGAAAAATTCACCTTATCGAAAACCATTAATATTGAAGGGTGTTCGTCAGGTAGGAAAAACTTGGTTGTTGAAGGAGTTTGGTAGTCGTTATTATGAAAACATTGCCTATTTCAATTTTGATGAAAATGAAGAATATAAACAGTTTTTTGAAACAACTAAGGATGTCGATAGAATTTTGCAAAATCTTATGTTAGTAAGTGGTCAAAAAATTGTACCGGAAAAAACACTTATCATTTTTGATGAAATTCAGGATTGTCCTAAAGTAATAAATTCTATGAAATACTTTTGTGAGAATGCTTCACAGTACCACATAGCATGTGCAGGTTCTTTATTAGGTATTGCATTAGCAAAGCCATCTTCATTTCCTGTAGGAAAGGTCAATTTTATGCAAATTGATCCTATGACTTTTTCTGAATTTTTACTTGCAAATGGTGATGAAAATCTTTTTAGATATATAGAAAATGTAAATGTTATAGAACCAATACCGGATGCTTTCTTTAATCCTTTATGTGAAAAATTAAAAATGTATTATGTGACAGGTGGTATGCCTGAATCTGTACTAATGTGGACTGAGGCTCGTGATATTTCTGCAATGGAAGAATCCTTATCCGGTATTATCAGTGCATATGAGCGTGATTTTGCAAAACATCCTAAAATCACTGAATTCCCAAAAATTTCTATGATTTGGAAGTCAATACCCTCTCAATTAGCTAGGGAAAATAAGAAATTTATTTACAAAGTTGTCAAACAAGGTGCTAGAGCCAGAGAATATGAGGATGCTTTACAGTGGCTTGTAGATGCAAGGTTAGTGCATAAGATTTATCGTGGCACTGCTCCGGGTTTGCCAATATCAGCTTATGATGACCTTTCTGCCTTTAAAATTTATTTGGTGGATGTAGGTTTATTGAGAAAATTAGCCCAACTTTCTCCAACAGCTTTTGGGGAAGGAAATCGTTTGTTTACAGAATTTAAAGGTGCATTGACTGAAAATTTTGTTTTACAGACTTTAATTACTCAGTTTGAAGTTACTCCTCGTTATTGGACAAAGACTAATCCTCCATATGAAGTCGATTTTGTAATTCAAAGAGAAAATGATATTTTTCCTATAGAAGTTAAATCAGAATCTAATACAACAAGTAAAAGTTTAAAAAAATATAAGGAATTATATCCGGATAAAGTAAAACTTCGTGTAAGATTTTCGTTAGACAACCTAAAACTTGATGATGATGTATTAAATATTCCTTTATTTATGGCTGATAAGACAGATAAATTAATAGGCATTGCTTTAAAACAAAGATTTGAAAATCAATAA